A segment of the Candidatus Protochlamydia naegleriophila genome:
AGTTTTAAAAAGTAAGGTCTTTCTCTTATTATATTTTTAAATAAAATATTTTAACTTTATCCATATAAATATTTTTTGGAATATATATAACATCTTCCTTCTTGTTCTTTGCAAAACTTTGATAGTGCTAAATAGTTAGTCCTAAACAGGTAGTGATTTTAAGACGTTAGGCGCGTAAAATATAGCTCTACGATCGGAGCATTTATGAAGATTATCTGCCCTCACTGCCAATCACTCACAGCTCGAAAAATGGATCAACTTCTCAAAGAAAACAGAAATTTCAATGTCCTTCTTGTTTAAAGCAATTTGTCGAAGATCCTCAAAATAAAATTATTTCACAAGACTCCAAAGAGAGAATTTGAAGATCTCTTATAGATAAGGGTATCTCTAGATGGTATTTGTAGAATTTTTGATGTAAGCATGCCATGGCTACTTGAGTTTATGCAGCACACTTTCGAAGCTGTTATTCTTGAGGTAGATGAGATGTGGAGTTTTGTAGGGAATAAAACAAATGATCAATGGCTGTGGCTCGTGATGCATAGAAGAACCAGACAAATTTTGGCATTTCACGTTGGAAAAAGAAATAAAGCTTCTGAAGAGGCATTGATGAATAAACTCCCTAAAGACCTAAAAAAAGCCTAGCTTTGTACAAATAGGTTCTCAGTTTACTACGAAGCTATTCCATTTACCAAGCATTCTCCTGTAAGGAAAGAGTCTGGGTAGACAAGTTACATTGAAAGATTTAACTGCACCATCCTACAGCGATGTGCAAGACTAGTTCGAAAAACCCTATTATTTTCGAAAAAAATTGAGAACCACGTCGGATTGATCAAGATGTTTATTTGCGATTATAATGATAATTTTAAATCACTACCTGTTTAGGACTACCAAATATTAAAATACAAGAGACATCAAAAAGTCAAAAGAAATCTATTCAGCATTACATTTTTAGTACTACCGAGCTTTGCTATCCTAAAGATAAAGAATATGTGACTCGCCATAACATGACCTTGCTAGGTATTTTACTTGGTTATGGAAGAAATAATTCTTTGGCTTTTAGCAAAACAAACTATGTTCAAAAATTAGAACCTTTTGAGCTATATGAAACCAACAATTCACTCAATTTCTTTATGAATCCCGGATTCATTATGATCAATAACGGTACGAATGAAAATGAGAACGAAGAGATCAGACAAACATTTCGACTCGCAAAAAAATCTTGAATATAGCTTTCGAAATAGAAATTATCTAGAAACTTTTATTCGATTGCTTACAAGAAAGTACAATTTTAACTAATTCAAGTTTTCTTTAGCTAAGCCTTTGATAATTTATCTGATTATACGATATATGGCAGATGAATCTTCAGCTATATTGCAAAGAAAATACTTTGCATTAGCTCTGCAAGAAGTTTTGCCTAATTTTGCCTCTGTCGAATACAATGATTGGAACTCTTTATTTACGAGATTAGCAATTGATGCTTCTTATATTCGCTGGAGAAGTCTACTAATAATTGATGAACTCCTACCTCTCAGGAAATCGCTAGTATTTTACAGCGATTTATTGATCATGACGCCAAGAAATCTAAGATGATAATTGCTTTGAGTGGGTCAAGTCAACGGATGATGCAAGGCGCTATATTAGATGCTTCAGCACCTTTATTCGGAAGAGCTAAGGAGATTATTAAATGAGGTCCAATTCCTATTGGGTACATGCAAGAAGCTTTAGGCATCCAAAATTCTAGAGATATTGTTGAAGCTTACTCTGTATGAGAAGGAGTCCCTCGCTATTGGGAATTAGCAGCGAATCAAAAAGAAAGTTTTCTCGAACAAGTTAATCATCTTGTTCTAGATGCACTAGGAGCATTAAATGATGAGCCTAATCACCTGCAACCTCATTAAAACGTATTTTAGATGCGATTGGATTAGGAGCTCATCGGCTTTCTGAAATTCCAAGAAAAGTCGGCCAGCAAGCTACGTCTTTAAATCGTTCAATACAACCACTTATAGAGCTAGATCTTATTGAACGCGAAATTCCTTTCAGTGCCGAAGAATACAATTCTAAACGTACACTCTATAAGATTAGTGATCCTTTTATGCGTTTTTGGTTCGAATTAGTAGCTTCTCAAAGAAGCTTTATTACTAAAGCTAATGATAGCCAATCTATTAAATACCTCCACGATTCTATTCAGAGAATATTTTCTCTCTGTTGGGAAGACTTATGTCGATTGGCTCCCTCCATTCTATCCCAACAATTCGAACATGAATTAATCTTCGGTACTGCAAATCGATACGGGCATAAAAGTAACCTTGAATGGGACATACTATCGGAATCTATAGATAAAAAGGTATTATTTATCGGGGAAGCAAAATGGATTATCAACCCTCCTAATACAAATTGTATATACAAAACGATAGAAGAACTAAAAGCGAAATGGTGATGAAATTTAATCTAAAGTAATCTGAAAAAGCAAAATCACAATTTCTAGATCTAGAGAGTAGTAAAGATAAGGTAGTCTATAGTTAATCTTGACCATCATAAGCAGCAAAATTAAGGAATGAGAGAATTCAACAGGCCTTCCTTTTTGCTTCTTTTTAGCAGGAGTGTTTAAAGATTTAAATATTTTTGAATCGATTAGAAAAGTTAAACTTCTCCTTTGAACCAACTATTTGTTATAATAAGACCAATTGCGTTCGCGCATCGGAAACTCCTTTGTTTTCTCTTGGCGAAGAGACAAGGAGTTTCTTTTTTTTCAGCCTTTCTCTCAACTCTTAGGAGTAACTTTTTCAACACAGCATCTACAAGAGGCTGCTCTGACCATTTCTGTATAAGTCAATGATTTCTTCTAAGACCTTAAACATACTCATGTTAATCTTAACCTAAGGTGCAATTTCAACCAGAGGACCATTCCAATTCCTCATCTTGGCTCAGTAATTGCAATCAGCTTTAGTGCGCAAGATGCACACTAATTTCAAAAGAAAGCAATTAACAACGGTTAATATTATGAATCTAAAAGCAAAACAATGTGAGATCAAAAAAGAGTCATCTAAAAAACATTTTATTGAATATTTATCTGAAAATCACATAATTTATAAGTGGTTAGAATTAAATAAAGAAGAACACAAACAAATAATCAACTTAAAATCAAACAAATTTATTAATATTGAAGGCGATCTATTTAAAGAATTCATTTGCTTAAAAAAAGATCAATCTTATCTAATTCTTTTTTTGAGAGAAGTCACTTTATCTTTTCAAGATAAACAACCTATCTCCACTCTTTATGAATTAACGATTAACAAAAAAAAATCACCTTCTTTAAAGCTCTACCGCCAGCATCACGACAATCGATTGCTTCTCATTCATTCTACCGACTTATCCAAATCGATATTGAATAATAGTGATCAAAGTGTTTGCTTTTTTAAAGATTCTTATGCAGAAATTCAAGTTGACATCCATGTCTTTGAATCGGAAATCTTTATAGATATAAAAGATAAGAAAGCAAAAAAATTACTCAACTTCAGCAGTATTAGTTTTTTAAAGCATCCATTCAAAAAATTGAATTACCATTTGAAACTATACATCAGTTCAAAAGTTTCCGAAAATAGCAAAATTAGCTTGTTGATCCAAAATGAAATTGAAAGATTGTTAGATGAAATTAATCTACTACCTTTACAAGTTAAAAAAAAAGCTGCAGATAACCTCAAAAAAAGCCCATCAGAGATAGCTGCACTTTACTATTTTTATAAGTCTGCTCCAAACCTTAGGGAAAATAGCCAAACATTTTTAAACCAAATGTTGGAGACTAATTCTAAGAATTTTATTCAATCGCTTGATTGTATTTTTAATCACGAAAAAAAAGCTCAAGATAATTCTCTGATATGGGCTTATCGCATCCCCGAATTAATTGAAAGATGCGCTACTAAATTTAGATCTACCTACCCGTTGAAAGTAAATCGAATAGAACACAAAGTTTCCAGTTCATTTGTCGAATTAGATTTAGATCCTAAAACAATCCAAACCAATTCTCTTACAGGACTAATCAATCATAATAAGGGAGAGCTGATTCCTGCTAAAAATGAATATGGTCAACTCCGATCTTGGGGACAGAATCGAGTAGGCGTTGTCGTTGGGATTAAAATCGATGATTTAAATACGGGATTTCCAGTTAAGAGACTTTTAATCATTGGAGATCTCACCCATAAAGGCAAAGGAACGATATCGGCAAATGAATGCGCGTATATTAATGCTGCGATCCGTTATGCGCATAAAGAGAATATCCCAATCGATTGGTTTGCCACCTCGTTTGGAGTTGAAATATCTCAAGAAAGAGGAGTCGAAAACTTAGATGCCAGCGCATCTACGGCTAGAGCTATCATACGATATGCACATAGTAAGGGAGTGATTATCAACATTATCGTCGATTCAGTCAGTACTGGAGCTCAGGCTTATTGGAATGCACTAGCGGCAATTCTTCCAGATACGCGAGGTATTTTAATTATGACTTCTAAAAGCAGTATGATTTTAACTGGTTATCGCGCCTTAGTCGCTGCTTTACAATCTCATTTGCACAGTCTTGATATTCAACAAGCCGCAAAAAAAATCTATCCTGATGGATTAAAATGTTTAGGTGGGTATTCAAACGTTTTCGGACCAAACGGCGAAGCCATGTGTTTAGCTTCTAATATTCAGGAAGCATGCGAGATTCTTTTGTTACATCATTACTATTCTGCCTTAAGAAAAGGAGATAAAATTGCCACTTCTCGCCCTATCAATATATCAAAGAATAGTGGCACAGTTAATATCGATTTAATATCGAAAGAAATTCAAAATATTCAAAAAGGCGCAATTGTCAAAAGAGAATTACTATTAGAAGCACTCCAAACACCAGGATCGCCCCCTGCCCTAGTTTTGTGGAAAGATGCCGTAGGATATCAAAAAGCATCATGTAACGAGAGTAAAACGTGTCGATCCGGTTTGATGAGTCAAGATCCTAATACGATTGTTCAAGAGATGTTAATTGGTTCACAACCAACAATGGTAATTTTTCCACCTCTTGGCCCTCTTACTCCGGCCGATTCTCTTTTAGTTGCAAAAGCGATTTATAAAGCTAATCGCCGTATGCCAGTATTGATTATAGGTAATTTATCAGGCTTCAACAGCGATCCATTATCTATGGAAAATCATCAGCTTAGCTCAGGCGCTCAAATTGCTCGAGCAATTGTAGAACATGAGGGACCTATAACAATTATTATTTTGGGTCGCTTGATAGGAGGCACTTTTGTCGTATTTAGCAAACAGCTAAATCCAACCTTAAAAATTATGGCGGTCGAAAAGTCTCATATTCAAGTCGTTGGTGCACAAGTGGCCGTTAAAGTACTCTTCCACAAACGCATTCTCAACAAAGCCAAACAAGATGATCGATTAACAAATTTCATTCAAAGGCAAGAAGAGATTAACAATATTCAAAATCAAACCATTCAAAACCATACTTATGAAAAGTCTCATCACTATCAAGTGACATCAAATGCTGCTCAGAACATTTCACCCATGAGTAAAGAATATGAGGCAAATTTAAGAAAAATCATTGAAGAAATAGAATTTCAAGAACGCCAGGCCTATGAAGATTATCATGACACGGAGCGCGCCTTAAAAGTGAATGCCATAGATATAGAATGCGCTCCCAACAATTTATATGACGCATTTGTACAAATGCAAGAAAAAAGTCTAAAAGAATTCATCGAGTCAAGTCAAACATTCGAAGAATAATTATTAAGAATTAGCCCAAG
Coding sequences within it:
- a CDS encoding DUF234 domain-containing protein, producing MRFWFELVASQRSFITKANDSQSIKYLHDSIQRIFSLCWEDLCRLAPSILSQQFEHELIFGTANRYGHKSNLEWDILSESIDKKVLFIGEAKWIINPPNTNCIYKTIEELKAKW
- a CDS encoding carboxyl transferase domain-containing protein, with protein sequence MNLKAKQCEIKKESSKKHFIEYLSENHIIYKWLELNKEEHKQIINLKSNKFINIEGDLFKEFICLKKDQSYLILFLREVTLSFQDKQPISTLYELTINKKKSPSLKLYRQHHDNRLLLIHSTDLSKSILNNSDQSVCFFKDSYAEIQVDIHVFESEIFIDIKDKKAKKLLNFSSISFLKHPFKKLNYHLKLYISSKVSENSKISLLIQNEIERLLDEINLLPLQVKKKAADNLKKSPSEIAALYYFYKSAPNLRENSQTFLNQMLETNSKNFIQSLDCIFNHEKKAQDNSLIWAYRIPELIERCATKFRSTYPLKVNRIEHKVSSSFVELDLDPKTIQTNSLTGLINHNKGELIPAKNEYGQLRSWGQNRVGVVVGIKIDDLNTGFPVKRLLIIGDLTHKGKGTISANECAYINAAIRYAHKENIPIDWFATSFGVEISQERGVENLDASASTARAIIRYAHSKGVIINIIVDSVSTGAQAYWNALAAILPDTRGILIMTSKSSMILTGYRALVAALQSHLHSLDIQQAAKKIYPDGLKCLGGYSNVFGPNGEAMCLASNIQEACEILLLHHYYSALRKGDKIATSRPINISKNSGTVNIDLISKEIQNIQKGAIVKRELLLEALQTPGSPPALVLWKDAVGYQKASCNESKTCRSGLMSQDPNTIVQEMLIGSQPTMVIFPPLGPLTPADSLLVAKAIYKANRRMPVLIIGNLSGFNSDPLSMENHQLSSGAQIARAIVEHEGPITIIILGRLIGGTFVVFSKQLNPTLKIMAVEKSHIQVVGAQVAVKVLFHKRILNKAKQDDRLTNFIQRQEEINNIQNQTIQNHTYEKSHHYQVTSNAAQNISPMSKEYEANLRKIIEEIEFQERQAYEDYHDTERALKVNAIDIECAPNNLYDAFVQMQEKSLKEFIESSQTFEE